GTTTAATTTCTCACATACACAAGTAATGTGAGTACTTCTGtgaatattatataaatgtgaaaaatcataatcgggggggaaaagaaatcaaaatccAGATATAAAATCATAACTATGAACACAATTTATTCAATACATCCACAAAACGTCAGACCCCATAAAGCTTCTGTGAGATGATGTAATCTCATTTAAATACAGATGCGTTTTCATTATCTATTCATACAGCATTTCTTCAGCTATGGATGGAGGATGCTCACCTTGCACTGCCATgactcggcctcctcctccttgactcgcttggcctcctccagcagagcGATCTTGGCGCTGTACTCAGCCAGCTCTgaagtctgggggggggggggacagacgaCGACACAAACAGTGTCAAcagaaagtgaataaataacTTTTAGTTCCAGTGCGTTTGCCTCCAGGCCGCCGCCACTTCTTTATTTCCGCGAATTCAGATCTCACGTCAAACCTTTGTTTGCGCTTTAGCTCAACGACAGAAGTGTGAGAAAGAGTTTGAGATCAGTTTCTCACGACGCATGTAATCCCACTTAAAGCAGGGGGAAATCACCCAAACCGAAGGACACATTAGCTCGAGCCAATCGTGTGTTTGTCCTGGATGTAGGAGGATTTATTTTGTAATGAGTGTTTTTGCTAtcgctgtttttgtttttttcttcttctcacgtGAAGAAGGATTTTTTCCTCACAACTCACCAGCAGCTCCTGGCTCTTCATCTGGTCCTCGGCCTGCCGGGCCAGCTCCTCCTTGGCTATTATGGCCTCCATCCTCTCGGCCTCCAGCCGGGCCGCCTCCtgctccaccctcctcctctcctcctccagcctcatGGCCCGGTCCAGCTGCTCGTTGAGCTCTACGGCACAAAGTCAGAGGAATTTGTCAAGTGCTGTATAGGGTGTTATTGTACTTGCCACTTCTGATTTTACtcctgtgaaatgaaaaacacacttgCATTACTTAAAGCAGAGGTCCCTGGCTTCTTTAACTTGTGACCCCTCATGTGAATAGTTGTGAGCAGTTCAGGTAATCTTTTTCTGctcagtttgtttcttttgaatattttttttaaggagccATAAGGAGCCATAAGGAAActtttgtgaaaagtcaaaagaaaagcagcacaaTTTTGATGAGGAGAAATATTTGTCCCGTTAATTATCTAAGGATTCCTTCATATTGTTGAGGAACCTTTTTGGGCCATGGAGGTCGGGAACCACtgacttttctttccccccacatCAGCCCATTTTCCTGCTTGTCActgttttttactgtatttgttgaAAGAGCTTTTGTTTCCTCAACCGCTTGATGCATGTTACCGGGATTTCCTAATGCTCTGGGGTTGCCTATGAACTTTGAACATAGtttcaaaaactttttaaaaaatcacagaaatctCAAACATCcttgtgtattttaaatatatctcAATGGCCATTAAATTGGGATTTAGGAAACTTTAACACCAGTGTATTTTTCTTACCCTGGCACAGTCAGGTAATATAATCAATTCCCCTGATTCATAACCATAAATGCCAGTCAAAAAAGTGAAAACCTAACACTCCATGTATGTATAACACCTGAGAGGATAACGTCCACTCAACTAGTTTAACTTATGCCGCCTAATTaaacagcagagggcagtaAAGTCACGCTACTCCCACTTTGAAAtgtgtgtctcacctctctCCGCTCTCTTGGTCGTCTCTTCGAACTCTTGCAGCTGCACCATCAgatcctgcttctctctctccatctgctccttctccctctcgatggcctccctcctcttcttctcgctctccagctgctccctgcggaacagacggaaaaaaaatctcaatccCGTCCTGAGTTCTATTCCTAATTCTCACGTCGGGCTTTTACTGGCGTTacttctccatcttcttctgcagcctctcctccttGGCCTGGGCCTTCATCTGCTGCACCTCGATGCTGTCGGCCTTGCGGCGGCGCATGTACAGCTCGTGGTTGCCCATGCACAGCTGGAGGATGCGCTTGTTGACTTGCAGCCGCGGAGCGTAGAATAAGAAATCcttgcagagaaaaacaaaaggagaagaaaaaaacccagacatttCAGCgagagttttagtttttttgttttatccaaaAGCAGCCGGTTATGTTACAAGTTGCTTTCTGTTATTTTAACCTTTGTGGGGTCtagaatgtaaatattttctcccTACATTGACAAAATTTTGATTAATTAATGTTTGGTTCACATATTTGCAAAAACATTATTGTCACCTTTCACTAACAAGGGGATTCAAAGTGCTTACATAGAACATAAAAAGCATTTCAGCAAGATATAGAAGAAAGccaatatgaacacacacatataagtAGGATTTGACAAATGTCTGAGTAAggttatttcatatttattgttttttggccTTAATAAGCATGAACATAAATGTATATCTATAAAACTGCAACACATTGATtctgacacactctcacacacacacacgcacacacgcacacacacacacacacacacacacacacacacacacacacacacacacacacacacacacacacacacacacacacacacacacacacacacacacacacacacacacacacacaggctgtcaCCACTGAGGATTATTAGAAATACTCACGGGCGCTTTCTTGTCTATGGGCTTGATGACGAATTTCTTATCGTTGAAGGAAATGTTTCTAATTTCGCTCCAGGGGAATCCGATCTTCGGAGTGAGCCTggggggacggagagagaggtgaTCAAACAGAAACAGGCCACTGAGAGCCTGTATTTTTCGGTGATACCGTCGGTCGACGGCCTCTTCACAACAACAGCCATGCGGTCAAATGTTCTATTTAAAACCTGACCGGCTGAAAGGGAAGGTAGCCGGGGGTCAATGACTGAGGTTTGACTGCGCGGTCTTTGCCCTCGCGTCTACAACTGTATGTCATGGAGTCAGTGCAGGCGGCACCTGTGAGCAGAGATGCCGCTGCACATACAGTGAGTTAAGACGACCACCAACCTGTCCTCCTTCTCGTAGATGTTGAGCCCCAGAGCGTCGACTCCCAGCCACAGGTCtgtgttcttcttgttcttgaTCTCAAAGTAGTTGACGCCGTACATCTCCAGGTCCTGAGTGATCTTCAGGTACTCGATCATGGCCTCTTCCCTGCTCAGACACACGTGGGACAAAATCTTAACGCTGCGCACAGAGATATGTACAAAACCGAACTCACAACTTATGGCAGGcgtttcatatttaatacagTAATTCATCTTTAACCCCAAAAAAGGACAATTCCAACTTTACCAGGTTAAAATCAGAATATCTCTCAGACTAACACTATGATTCACTGATTTGTCTGAGCCTGCACTTCGACTTCAGCCTCCACCCAGGGCCATAGCTTGgctaataaatgaaaaataaagaaaaataaaaaaacagaaatacatttaGATTCTGTAAAATGTTACTGAGCCACAACCATATGGAAAAATGCAGCAATTCAAATCGAGACAGTTTGACCTTTGTGTAACGACGGCCTCAATTACAGGATCAGTGGGCAGCATCACTCAAACAAttatggacagatttgcatgaaattGTTATCAAGGGTGGGTCTCAAACATGGTAAGACGTGGTTCAATTTTGGATCGGCCCCAGCGACTCTTGGAAGAGAAGCGATACAGAAAaaatggacggatggacggatggatttCCATCGGCCCTCGCTTACTTCAGCATCGAGCCGTGCTCCTCGTGCCAAACCTGGATCCGCTCCTCCCACTGCTCCTTGGACAGcttgtgttgcagcagcacTCTAGAGGGGAGAGAGGCGACCTATCAGCAACCCACACAGGCTGAAAGTGTAAACAGTCTgtgtgtagacacacacacactcacacacacacacacacaccgctaaATCAAACACATGCTGCAttgtctgtcctctcctgttGTATCTTTAGTCGGCTCGTGTGAGTTTATAGTGGCGGAACATGTGTTACTTATTTTAGCTGGAGGATTTCCAGcagagaaaattattttttcttcaaattacaGCTGATGTACGTACCTGGGATTTgccttttgttgtatttgtgagTAACTAAGAGtataaatgtgaaacaaaaaaactaaaaacaaactaATGTGATATTAAAGTCATGTtcatttatatcattattaCATGGGCTGAGCACATGCTTCCCTCCGGAGCCGAATCCCCCCACTCACTTCTTGGTCAGCAGGCGCTCGGCGGACAGGTAACCCGGCTTGTGCACGGCCTTGTTGAACTCGCCGTACTTCGCCTGGACGGCGTAGGAGGCGAGCAGCACGGCCGACTCCGGCGGGCAGTAGATCTCCTCCGCCAGGATGTCCTCCTTCACCTGCATGAAGAAGAGCCTGCGGGTGACGTCCTGGACCAGCTCCTCGGACACGTCCTCCGGGTAGAACTTGACCTTCAGCTTGAACAGCAGCGGGgtctccttcttcatctcctgGGACATCACCTGAGCAGAGCATGGGATGAAATACGaccatggggggaaaaaaaagggtaacGTGTGAGTAGAGAGCAACAGTATTTCATTACAGTACTGCAGACAAAGCCTGATTTCAAATTAATATTCAGGATGATAACGATTGTGTGCTGCGTTTACAGGCacaattttgatttattaaaatgtgctttttggaaggtgggaggagaagtgatgtgtttttgtgattgtAGTACTTTCGactggttacattttttttttgtgtgtgtaaatattgtctttcatttatttattgatgacaATTTGGGACGATTCCTTTAAGTCAAAATCAATTTTCTCactgaagagacaaaaaaaagctaaCTTGACCAACTTGTATCTGAgaaaagaattaataaaaattaaaaattaaaaatggaaaacaaataaaaagtgacagatattgaataaataatccagaatttaaattgaataaatggCAGGGGCGACTAGacctgatataaaaaaaaagaccttgagATTTCTGATTGTTTTCCAGATTTGTGGAGCGTAAACACTGAACGCTGATTCTCTGCGTTTAGCTCTGAATCTGGGGACGGTCAGCAGAAAACTTAATGAAGCATCATAAGTCGTTATGATGCTTCATAACGACTTTTGAACCAACAGAAGTGTCTGAAACTCCATCCTTCAAAAAATGTAACACCAGGAGTGAGGTTGTTGGACATGCGACCAGCGTCCGATTGGCTCTTTGGAGCGACAGGAACAAGACCATGTGTCTACCAAAGAACACAAACCTTCTTTTCAGAGTTCAGCCATGCGGACATTCCTTTGTTGTTGGTAAACAGCAGCCCAAAGTACCATATCTCACGCAGTCCGATGGTCCTGGCAAccttcgacacacacacacacacacacacacacacacacggagagatgGACAATGCACATGGTCAAAACACACAATCGCTAAacttaaaagatatttttttttaggtatgaACTTCTGGTCACAGGATATTTTCTCCTTTCGGACACAATGTCATTGACAGCACAAGGAAAAAGAGCACGAAGAGACTGTGTCTTGTGTACATCCGTGTCAGACTGTAACAGCGGCTGGCAGGTGTTGAATAAGCCTCAGGTTTCGCTTTATATCATCGAGctgctgcctcccccccccGTTAAGTGCAAAGGTCTACATACTGTACGTCAAgccgagaggagagagagggcgtCATCCCGCAGAGTGGTGATGCCACTTTAGTTTACCGAGGTATTGATAAGGGGATAAATCCTGCTCTCGCTATTACAGCGGTAATTTCTCCTTTTAGTCGAGTGTCAAGTCGGGATGTAAAAGGGCCTTTATAGAATTCACGTGGCTTGAACTATTTACCAGCAAGTATCaatctgaaaaatatttgtcctctgaaatagagaaaacaacatcatttctTATTGCATCTTGACTATTATATTCGCAAAGGTGGGTTTCAAAACATCCCATTTTTTTtgcaaggaaaagaaagaaaaggggaacgACAAAAGAATATCACATGAGTGTTTAAGTTATCTTTTCATAATTCTGACTttagaaaatacacattttgccTTAGCACCTCATCATTTTGATTTCGTATCTTTCTGATTCTGATCAAATACTGAAACCTTGAtcgtagggttagggttaaaatctgtgtggactttttttgctttgcattactgtgacacacacacacgcacacacacacacacacctggtcaaAGAGCTGCTTCCCTGTGGTGTTGGGGTGGAAGGAGAACTCCAGCTCCGCGTCCATCGTGGTGACGCGAACGTTGACCTGCAACAAAGAGGTCATTGAGTCatgtgagtcacacacacatacatatatatatatgtatatatatatatatacatatatatatataaataaatctgaatccGTCAATCTTACATTTCttagagttgtttttttgagttgAACGCTGCAGGAATAGTTGGCGAGGACTTTATGAAGGACAACTTCTTTCACGGCGAAACAAACGTACGTGAACAGCAGCGTTCCGTGTGCGCAGGATTCCTTCGGTGCGGAGCTGTGAAGTGGATTGTTCATAAACCCATAATTGCTCACTATCTCATTAGACTTTGGACCGCCCTTGCGAGGTGCCACAAGGTTGCACACAAGCAGATTAAGGaccaaagaaaatctaaatacTCGCTTGGCTTGCCAAGTCGGCCGTAAAAAACCACTGTGAGTTCGGATCAATCGCTTTTCATCTACCACAGGCACAATTAGACCGGCGCGTGAATCCGACTCTCATTGTGTCTCCACAATGGATTTCCcagaagacaaaaagagagttATTCGCAATGAAACAACGCACGGCAACGGCGCGACAACTGCACTTGGCAAGTTACACAACCCTTCTTTTTATGAAGTTACACGAGAGCACGCCCCGGGTGTCATAAAGATAAACCCACTGAGACTtgggcaacaacaaaaaaaactaaaaaaaaaaaaactggaacatGACATTTATGTAACCTCCACAGAGGTTTCTCAACTATTCTTCCACCTGACGTGGATGACTTCCCGACTCCTCACTGCCAGCTCGCCCCGACTGgggattggattttttttggggggggggggttcccgcGAAAACCTGTTACTTTCCCACCGACTGGTCAATTGGGCGCCACAATCCGACTCTCACGTTGCGTTCGCAGCAgtttctcctccccccccccccgaaaggagttgaaaacacaatgttttaacTAGCGCGACCCGCAGAATGTGTTTGATTTCAGATTAGAGTCAGAGGATGCAGACGTCAGCGTGACCGACCCCGGAGAGGCTTTCTCCTTGGAAGTGTCAATATGAGCACAGGCGCTCTTATCAGTTTTCCTACAGTCTGATGTATGACGACTTAAGTCACTAAGGGCATTTAGGACTTACAGCAGTTAGGTGCTTgagtggtttttctttttttgggggggggggggggggtttcattaCTACTACTGCCAGAATGAAAAGCAGACAGTCACGAGACGTTCAGTACAAAGACTTCATTTACAAAAACCTCTTTTACAGCGTCACCGTATTACTTTCCAGACACGCATGATCACACCACGCCTGGAGCCGCGGAGGGAGCAACTTTATTCCGGGAGCGGTCCTTCTACCCGGGGAACGTGATCCGGCCTGGGTCAAACTCTACACCTGGTTAATGAGTACATCCCAAGAAGGGTCGGTGCCTCTTGGGAGCAACTCGCCaaagtcccaaaaaaaaaagaaaaaaaaatgactaaaactCTCAAAATATACACAATTTGTGTTTTACGCTCGAGTGGTTCTCTCCCCAGAACTCTTCCGGCGTGGAACAATTCAAACACGTCTGGATGAACCCACCGCCAAACCCCTTTTCTCAAACTTGGACCAGGCGCAGACATTTCTTCCTTTGCGACACAGGATTATCAATGATCttgtcaattttctttttcttttttttttttaacgaaaaAAAGCACGAAAGTCTGTCTTACTGTTTTGGGCATCTTGGCTGTGGGTGGTGCTccagtggaagaagaagaagaagaagaagaagaagaagacgaagaagagggacGTGTTTCCCAGGCGGACGGAGGCTGCAGTGGCCGACTCCCAGCAGAACCTTCACCTGATAAAGACAAGCTGGTCCGCTCTCGCGGGCAGACTCAAGGGCAGGGCTTGTGTCCTTTGAACTCAATGACGATCGCCCGCGGTAACGTgggagggtttttatttttttccgacTTGGCCTGCTATCGCGCAGGACTGACAGCTTTTTACCTGCaagtgtgcgcgcgcgcgtgtgcgtgacCACCCGGGGGCCGAGCAAGACGCTCCACCCAAAAGACAAGCGCCTATCTCAGCACCTGCGACCTTTGGTCGGCAGCACGCGGGGCTGCATGGTGCCCCGGGCGCACTATTTATGTTGCCTGTTTGGAGATGACAGCAGTGAGTCGTAAAGAGATCGCACCAGGGCTCGTGCAGCATgctcctgtggaaaaaaaaatcaaatcaaatctaaagCCAGACAAACTCACGACGAGAAGTCGGCGATTTTACAGACTTTATTGATAATTGCACAAACACTTTCCATCAGGTTCGAAAAACAAACGGACTGATCACagtttggggttgttttttttctcccgtcaGGCGACACGTTGAAGTGACGACGTCTCCAGAGCAGGGAACAATCGATGGGTTTCGGATCAActggaaaataatcatttacGTCGTTTCTCAGACTCTCTACGTAGAAACCTCCCTCCTGACATTTCACAGACTGAACAATGTGGCGATTCTTCGCgatcgattatgaaaacattCAAGGAAACGTGTTATGAAATGTTTAGTCGGTTTATTGTGCGtcaatgtttcattcatttgactttcatttcaatcactcttcgtgtgtgtgtgtgtgtgtgtgtgtgtgtgtgtgtgtagttgtcttttgcacttcagggccaccgtacagaACAGCGTCACTGCAGCTATCTCAAAGACTCAAAGCCCCAAATTAAACATCTGTCACCCTACTCTGTATTTGAGCTGCAAAAAATCCCAACGGTTCTACAGACGAGAGCTGAATtagttttgaataaaaaaagatctctaaaaaatatatataatatgtattgGAATGATTCCGTAGTGGCTGCGTACATAAACGCTCTCGCGGCTGACGAAGAATCATGTAAACCTTCAGTTCAagtaattaaatgtaatttgtcCGTTGTATTTTGCTCTTCTCTCGTACACGTATTGCACTTGgcatatcatatatcatattagATTCTGATTCTGCTCGAGTAcggagaaaatatttttttaaattttaaagaaaCTCCTTCATAATAATAAGACATTTcgagacaggaaatgagattAAAACTCATCTTTGATTTGGAACAGAGGCTGGTCCTCTGGTTTGAAGTCCTCGTTGGGGCTGCCGTCGTCTTTGAGGATGCGCGACGCCGTGTAACCCACGATGGGATACTTGGATTTGTACGTGCCCTCGAATATACTGTccagagacttcagctgctcctcgGTGAGGCCCGTCTGTGGACGGAAAGGTGGGGGGGCATGGAAATGAATGGAACGTAGCGTGGTCCGGACACGTTTGGTGGATGAGGTGGTGTCAGGACATGGGTTTTCAGGCTTCTGGATGTTCAGAGGACAACACTCACAGTATCGGACGTCAGGTCCGCTGGGTCCAGGGACATCTTGGCCACAGCGCGAGTGGAGTCCATACCCACCAGGGCGTTGTACGGAGCGTCCTTACCGTAAAACTCTACAGCGGGTGGGAGAAACAGAGCAGTACAAAAGCTAAACTTTTCCACCCCGAGTGATGTAAAACTCCAAATTTTCCATCGCTGTAAATGAGCCGTGGCGAAAGAGGAACTCCGATCTTCTCCTCAAGTCGTGTTGGCAATTCTACTTGAATGCTACAAGGTTCTACTGATCCACACTTTTACCGCAACCTATATACTAATACATCGGAAttcatttatacattcattcttaggtaagataagataagataagactttgTCAATCCCACGCCGGGGGCCATTCACTTCTTACCGCAGCAGCGAGAGTCAAAAAAAGCATCAGAGAAGCGgtagaaaatattacaaaatatatcaaaataaacaataagaTAGAGAAggaaaactattaaaaaagaCTCTAAAAAAGTGTTATACATCTTATACATAGTGTACAAAGTATTGTCCTGGTGAAAgaaggctaaaatgtgcagtggtttggatttgaagtataaaaatatgcatatatactTTTTGGGTTTTAGATTTGAATGGACCAGGAAGCCTCCTAACACGAGTGGATTTCACTGTCAGTTCcctttcatttgaatgaattcaGAGCAGAAAGATTggttttaaaattattataattattattagaatgttgtcttttcttttttctttaccttttccTTTGGTGACATCGAACACAACTCCCTTCACCGCCATGTAAATGGGCTGCTTCTCCTGAAAACAGGCAGGGAACAGagggattacacacacacacacacacacacacacacacacaaacacacacacacactcactcactcactcacacacactcacacacacacacactcactcactcacacacacactcactcacacacacacaaacacacacacacacacactcactcactcacacacacacacacacacacacacacacacacacacacacacacacacacacacacacactcacacacacacacacagtgtttcacCTGGCGGCCGTCGTatctcttcagctcctcctctgtgaacAACCTCACAGGTGTCGTGGCCGGTTTGTACTTTAATTTGAAGTCTTGCGCCAGAGTCGCACAAAGGACCGAGGTGAGGAAGAAGACACGGGTTcgcgctgttgccatggcaggacgtctgttgttgtttggcaACTCCAACGCGGAAACTgtatcatctcctcctcctcctcttcctcttcctcctcttcctcctcctcttcttctcctccctgtttACGCTCTCCTGACGATGCGTTCATTGCCGTCGGAAATTACAGAGACATAGCGTTAACAGCCGAATCCGGCCCATCAAGGGCTGCATACCATTTTtcacaagtttcttttttttttgcaaaaaataaaaatagaaatttgattaaaaaatgaaataaaaagaagtgTTTCCAAGATCAAgactaaatgtttttaaaaataaattcttctGGCTTTTTGTTCCAAGAGCGATTACAATAGTCCAGGACAAACTGACGCATAAAGATTAAaccagagaaagagaaaatttaaaaaaaaatgaaataatataaatcCCTGTGTTACCTTGTACGGTAATTCATACAgacataaatattcataaagtaATTAGGGGGAGCAGGCAGGgattgaaaatgacaaatttcaTGATATAATACATGAGTTTTTACTTCATCTTATGTGCTCTTTATCCAGCTATAATCCCTCTTCTTATtgaattctatttttttttttacaatttattttattttacatcactagaatttttattttgttatttcttctttaaGACTGTTCTTCATTAGATAgtgacaggaaagagagagatttttattttttccattttataatattttccCCTCTGTTCATTTCCCCTTAATCCctataaaagaaattaaagagatTAAAAGTGAATATAGTCCGATTATATACACTTAACTGAAATGTGTAGGAATCTACAGAGAGTCACATTACAATTCAACTTTTAGCTTTTAGTTTGTCGTCAGTTGAATTTGAACGCAGAATATTCCCACGGGCACCTGAAGGCAGCGTTAGGTGACGACCTGGGGGACCGGTGAAGGAAACGAGGAAACCACGCCAAGGACACAGGGGCTTTTCTATTGGAACGCGGCCGGTAGGTGTCTCATTATCATGGGATGGGCTTTATCGGCGTTGCCAAAACCCCCACTGggtgtatgttgtgtgtgtgtgtgtgtgtatggtgtgtgtgtgcgttcagaAACTGGCACCTAAGCTGAAGCCGAGGCAAACTTTACCGGAGTAAAAATGCATCGGGAAGTTATTGGAAGTAGTTTTCAGACTTGTTCTCTTTAAAGAGTTGTTGTCACTGAGAGACGTGCAGAGGAATGCTGAGGAAAGAAAACTCCCGGTCATACCAAGaggtgaggagaagaaggat
The Scophthalmus maximus strain ysfricsl-2021 chromosome 15, ASM2237912v1, whole genome shotgun sequence DNA segment above includes these coding regions:
- the nenf gene encoding neudesin — its product is MATARTRVFFLTSVLCATLAQDFKLKYKPATTPVRLFTEEELKRYDGRQEKQPIYMAVKGVVFDVTKGKEFYGKDAPYNALVGMDSTRAVAKMSLDPADLTSDTTGLTEEQLKSLDSIFEGTYKSKYPIVGYTASRILKDDGSPNEDFKPEDQPLFQIKDEF
- the ezra gene encoding ezrin a, which encodes MPKTVNVRVTTMDAELEFSFHPNTTGKQLFDQVARTIGLREIWYFGLLFTNNKGMSAWLNSEKKVMSQEMKKETPLLFKLKVKFYPEDVSEELVQDVTRRLFFMQVKEDILAEEIYCPPESAVLLASYAVQAKYGEFNKAVHKPGYLSAERLLTKKVLLQHKLSKEQWEERIQVWHEEHGSMLKEEAMIEYLKITQDLEMYGVNYFEIKNKKNTDLWLGVDALGLNIYEKEDRLTPKIGFPWSEIRNISFNDKKFVIKPIDKKAPDFLFYAPRLQVNKRILQLCMGNHELYMRRRKADSIEVQQMKAQAKEERLQKKMEKEQLESEKKRREAIEREKEQMEREKQDLMVQLQEFEETTKRAERELNEQLDRAMRLEEERRRVEQEAARLEAERMEAIIAKEELARQAEDQMKSQELLTSELAEYSAKIALLEEAKRVKEEEAESWQCKVMEVEENLLKTKEELQLVMTSAKPAPVPEPEPEAEAEPEPAPPASPPPSSSSSSSDSESDHEQSEENSTYSAELQTQDINDHHEEEERLTEAEKNERLRKKLSALSSELSEARDDDKKTPNDLLHAENVRVGRDKYKTLRQIRMGNTKQRIDEFEAL